One Alligator mississippiensis isolate rAllMis1 chromosome 1, rAllMis1, whole genome shotgun sequence genomic window carries:
- the SETD4 gene encoding SET domain-containing protein 4 isoform X2 gives MQKSRGRTGRKRRRKHFKDLPSDGVNYSHKLEYIQLKKWLKERGFEDNHLKPAQFSDTGRGLLTTKAFQAEELIISLPEKCLLTTATVLNSYLGKYIARWKPPLSPLIVLCTFLIAEKHTGERSLWKPYLDILPKTYTCPVCLEQEVVKLLPDPLRRKAQEQRTAVQELYSSSKPFFSSLQPLLTENVEAVFTYDALLWAWCTINTRTVYMKQPQKECFSREPDIYALAPYLDLLNHSPHVQVKGTFNEQTRCYEIRMDSHCRKYKEVFICYGPHDNQRLLLEYGFIAIDNPHSSVYVSTDTLLKCVFPGDKKRNTKLSILKDHSLLENLTFGWDGPSWRLLTALKLLCLGADEFTCWKRVLFGDVISSGNEAKALKLATKICFSLTEETQHVLHQQILDQRGGEAIATALFSTQDLIKKVALPLRKGDRNTI, from the exons ATGCAGAAAAGTAGAGGTCGGACAGgtagaaagagaagaagaaaacattttaaagatttgCCTTCAGATGGAG TAAATTATAGTCACAAACTGGAATATATACAGCTTAAGAAATGGCTGAAAGAAAGGGGATTTGAAGACAATCATTTAAAGCCAGCACAATTTTCAG ATACAGGAAGAGGACTATTGACCACAAAAGCTTTTCAG gcAGAGGAGTTGATTATTTCATTGCCTGAAAAATGCTTactcaccactgccactgtccttaATAGTTACCTTGGGAAATACATTGCAAG ATGGAAGCCTCCCCTGTCTCCTTTGATAGTACTTTGTACATTTTTAATAGCAGAGAAACACACTGGGGAAAGATCTCTGTGGAAGCCTTACCTTGACATTCTACCAAAGACATATACCTGTCCTGTTTGTTTGGAACAAGAAGTAGTGAAACTTCTTCCTGATCCCTTAAGAAGGAAGGCTCAGGAGCAAAGAACCGCGGTCCAGGAGCTTTACTCCTCTTCCAAgcctttcttctcttccctgcaGCCTTTGTTAACAGAGAATGTAGAGGCAGTTTTTACCTATgatgccctgctgtgggcttggtgTACCATTAATACAAGAACAGTGTACATGAAACAGCCACAGAAGGAATGCTTCTCTAGAGAGCCAGATATTTATGCACTGGCTCCTTATTTAGATCTGCTCAATCATAGTCCACATGTTCAG GTGAAAGGTACCTTTAATGAGCAGACGAGATGTTATGAAATTAGAATGGATTCACACTGCAGAAAATATAAAGAAGTGTTTATCTGTTATGGACCTCATGATAATCAGCGACTCCTGCTAGAATATGGATTTATTGCCATTGATAACCCACATAGTAGTGTTTATGTCTCAACAG atACTCTTCTTAAATGTGTCTTTCCAGGGGACAAGAAGAGGAATACAAAACTTTCCATTCTAAAGGATCATAGCCTTTTGGA AAACTTGACGTTTGGATGGGATGGGCCATCTTGGAGACTGCTCACAGCTCTCAAGCTGTTGTGTCTTGGAGCAGATGAATT TACTTGCTGGAAGAGAGTGCTATTCGGTGATGTGATTTCATCTGGAAATGAAGCGAAGGCTTTGAAACtagcaacaaaaatatgtttttctttaaCAGAGGAGACACAGCATGTCCTTCATCAG caaATTCTAGATCAAAGAGGAGGGGAGGCCATTGCCACAGCCTTATTCAGTACACAAGATCTAATTAAAAAAGTAGCTCTACCACTAAGGAAAGGTGACCGCAACACAATTTAG
- the SETD4 gene encoding SET domain-containing protein 4 isoform X3, giving the protein MQKSRGRTGRKRRRKHFKDLPSDGVNYSHKLEYIQLKKWLKERGFEDNHLKPAQFSDTGRGLLTTKAFQAEELIISLPEKCLLTTATVLNSYLGKYIARWKPPLSPLIVLCTFLIAEKHTGERSLWKPYLDILPKTYTCPVCLEQEVVKLLPDPLRRKAQEQRTAVQELYSSSKPFFSSLQPLLTENVEAVFTYDALLWAWCTINTRTVYMKQPQKECFSREPDIYALAPYLDLLNHSPHVQVKGTFNEQTRCYEIRMDSHCRKYKEVFICYGPHDNQRLLLEYGFIAIDNPHSSVYVSTGDKKRNTKLSILKDHSLLENLTFGWDGPSWRLLTALKLLCLGADEFTCWKRVLFGDVISSGNEAKALKLATKICFSLTEETQHVLHQISHLKKDNVNLEAQLALIKGLRLEDLRILQKSAEILSNLNATAT; this is encoded by the exons ATGCAGAAAAGTAGAGGTCGGACAGgtagaaagagaagaagaaaacattttaaagatttgCCTTCAGATGGAG TAAATTATAGTCACAAACTGGAATATATACAGCTTAAGAAATGGCTGAAAGAAAGGGGATTTGAAGACAATCATTTAAAGCCAGCACAATTTTCAG ATACAGGAAGAGGACTATTGACCACAAAAGCTTTTCAG gcAGAGGAGTTGATTATTTCATTGCCTGAAAAATGCTTactcaccactgccactgtccttaATAGTTACCTTGGGAAATACATTGCAAG ATGGAAGCCTCCCCTGTCTCCTTTGATAGTACTTTGTACATTTTTAATAGCAGAGAAACACACTGGGGAAAGATCTCTGTGGAAGCCTTACCTTGACATTCTACCAAAGACATATACCTGTCCTGTTTGTTTGGAACAAGAAGTAGTGAAACTTCTTCCTGATCCCTTAAGAAGGAAGGCTCAGGAGCAAAGAACCGCGGTCCAGGAGCTTTACTCCTCTTCCAAgcctttcttctcttccctgcaGCCTTTGTTAACAGAGAATGTAGAGGCAGTTTTTACCTATgatgccctgctgtgggcttggtgTACCATTAATACAAGAACAGTGTACATGAAACAGCCACAGAAGGAATGCTTCTCTAGAGAGCCAGATATTTATGCACTGGCTCCTTATTTAGATCTGCTCAATCATAGTCCACATGTTCAG GTGAAAGGTACCTTTAATGAGCAGACGAGATGTTATGAAATTAGAATGGATTCACACTGCAGAAAATATAAAGAAGTGTTTATCTGTTATGGACCTCATGATAATCAGCGACTCCTGCTAGAATATGGATTTATTGCCATTGATAACCCACATAGTAGTGTTTATGTCTCAACAG GGGACAAGAAGAGGAATACAAAACTTTCCATTCTAAAGGATCATAGCCTTTTGGA AAACTTGACGTTTGGATGGGATGGGCCATCTTGGAGACTGCTCACAGCTCTCAAGCTGTTGTGTCTTGGAGCAGATGAATT TACTTGCTGGAAGAGAGTGCTATTCGGTGATGTGATTTCATCTGGAAATGAAGCGAAGGCTTTGAAACtagcaacaaaaatatgtttttctttaaCAGAGGAGACACAGCATGTCCTTCATCAG ATTTCTCATTTGAAAAAGGATAACGTAAACCTTGAAGCCCAGCTGGCTTTGATAAAGGGACTGCGCCTGGAAGACCTAAGGATCTTGCAAAAGTCAGCAGAGATTCTGTCCAACTTGAATGCTACAGCCACTTGA
- the SETD4 gene encoding SET domain-containing protein 4 isoform X1 encodes MQKSRGRTGRKRRRKHFKDLPSDGVNYSHKLEYIQLKKWLKERGFEDNHLKPAQFSDTGRGLLTTKAFQAEELIISLPEKCLLTTATVLNSYLGKYIARWKPPLSPLIVLCTFLIAEKHTGERSLWKPYLDILPKTYTCPVCLEQEVVKLLPDPLRRKAQEQRTAVQELYSSSKPFFSSLQPLLTENVEAVFTYDALLWAWCTINTRTVYMKQPQKECFSREPDIYALAPYLDLLNHSPHVQVKGTFNEQTRCYEIRMDSHCRKYKEVFICYGPHDNQRLLLEYGFIAIDNPHSSVYVSTDTLLKCVFPGDKKRNTKLSILKDHSLLENLTFGWDGPSWRLLTALKLLCLGADEFTCWKRVLFGDVISSGNEAKALKLATKICFSLTEETQHVLHQISHLKKDNVNLEAQLALIKGLRLEDLRILQKSAEILSNLNATAT; translated from the exons ATGCAGAAAAGTAGAGGTCGGACAGgtagaaagagaagaagaaaacattttaaagatttgCCTTCAGATGGAG TAAATTATAGTCACAAACTGGAATATATACAGCTTAAGAAATGGCTGAAAGAAAGGGGATTTGAAGACAATCATTTAAAGCCAGCACAATTTTCAG ATACAGGAAGAGGACTATTGACCACAAAAGCTTTTCAG gcAGAGGAGTTGATTATTTCATTGCCTGAAAAATGCTTactcaccactgccactgtccttaATAGTTACCTTGGGAAATACATTGCAAG ATGGAAGCCTCCCCTGTCTCCTTTGATAGTACTTTGTACATTTTTAATAGCAGAGAAACACACTGGGGAAAGATCTCTGTGGAAGCCTTACCTTGACATTCTACCAAAGACATATACCTGTCCTGTTTGTTTGGAACAAGAAGTAGTGAAACTTCTTCCTGATCCCTTAAGAAGGAAGGCTCAGGAGCAAAGAACCGCGGTCCAGGAGCTTTACTCCTCTTCCAAgcctttcttctcttccctgcaGCCTTTGTTAACAGAGAATGTAGAGGCAGTTTTTACCTATgatgccctgctgtgggcttggtgTACCATTAATACAAGAACAGTGTACATGAAACAGCCACAGAAGGAATGCTTCTCTAGAGAGCCAGATATTTATGCACTGGCTCCTTATTTAGATCTGCTCAATCATAGTCCACATGTTCAG GTGAAAGGTACCTTTAATGAGCAGACGAGATGTTATGAAATTAGAATGGATTCACACTGCAGAAAATATAAAGAAGTGTTTATCTGTTATGGACCTCATGATAATCAGCGACTCCTGCTAGAATATGGATTTATTGCCATTGATAACCCACATAGTAGTGTTTATGTCTCAACAG atACTCTTCTTAAATGTGTCTTTCCAGGGGACAAGAAGAGGAATACAAAACTTTCCATTCTAAAGGATCATAGCCTTTTGGA AAACTTGACGTTTGGATGGGATGGGCCATCTTGGAGACTGCTCACAGCTCTCAAGCTGTTGTGTCTTGGAGCAGATGAATT TACTTGCTGGAAGAGAGTGCTATTCGGTGATGTGATTTCATCTGGAAATGAAGCGAAGGCTTTGAAACtagcaacaaaaatatgtttttctttaaCAGAGGAGACACAGCATGTCCTTCATCAG ATTTCTCATTTGAAAAAGGATAACGTAAACCTTGAAGCCCAGCTGGCTTTGATAAAGGGACTGCGCCTGGAAGACCTAAGGATCTTGCAAAAGTCAGCAGAGATTCTGTCCAACTTGAATGCTACAGCCACTTGA
- the SETD4 gene encoding SET domain-containing protein 4 isoform X4: protein MQKSRGRTGRKRRRKHFKDLPSDGVNYSHKLEYIQLKKWLKERGFEDNHLKPAQFSDTGRGLLTTKAFQAEELIISLPEKCLLTTATVLNSYLGKYIARWKPPLSPLIVLCTFLIAEKHTGERSLWKPYLDILPKTYTCPVCLEQEVVKLLPDPLRRKAQEQRTAVQELYSSSKPFFSSLQPLLTENVEAVFTYDALLWAWCTINTRTVYMKQPQKECFSREPDIYALAPYLDLLNHSPHVQVKGTFNEQTRCYEIRMDSHCRKYKEVFICYGPHDNQRLLLEYGFIAIDNPHSSVYVSTDTLLKCVFPGDKKRNTKLSILKDHSLLENLTFGWDGPSWRLLTALKLLCLGADEFLLSR from the exons ATGCAGAAAAGTAGAGGTCGGACAGgtagaaagagaagaagaaaacattttaaagatttgCCTTCAGATGGAG TAAATTATAGTCACAAACTGGAATATATACAGCTTAAGAAATGGCTGAAAGAAAGGGGATTTGAAGACAATCATTTAAAGCCAGCACAATTTTCAG ATACAGGAAGAGGACTATTGACCACAAAAGCTTTTCAG gcAGAGGAGTTGATTATTTCATTGCCTGAAAAATGCTTactcaccactgccactgtccttaATAGTTACCTTGGGAAATACATTGCAAG ATGGAAGCCTCCCCTGTCTCCTTTGATAGTACTTTGTACATTTTTAATAGCAGAGAAACACACTGGGGAAAGATCTCTGTGGAAGCCTTACCTTGACATTCTACCAAAGACATATACCTGTCCTGTTTGTTTGGAACAAGAAGTAGTGAAACTTCTTCCTGATCCCTTAAGAAGGAAGGCTCAGGAGCAAAGAACCGCGGTCCAGGAGCTTTACTCCTCTTCCAAgcctttcttctcttccctgcaGCCTTTGTTAACAGAGAATGTAGAGGCAGTTTTTACCTATgatgccctgctgtgggcttggtgTACCATTAATACAAGAACAGTGTACATGAAACAGCCACAGAAGGAATGCTTCTCTAGAGAGCCAGATATTTATGCACTGGCTCCTTATTTAGATCTGCTCAATCATAGTCCACATGTTCAG GTGAAAGGTACCTTTAATGAGCAGACGAGATGTTATGAAATTAGAATGGATTCACACTGCAGAAAATATAAAGAAGTGTTTATCTGTTATGGACCTCATGATAATCAGCGACTCCTGCTAGAATATGGATTTATTGCCATTGATAACCCACATAGTAGTGTTTATGTCTCAACAG atACTCTTCTTAAATGTGTCTTTCCAGGGGACAAGAAGAGGAATACAAAACTTTCCATTCTAAAGGATCATAGCCTTTTGGA AAACTTGACGTTTGGATGGGATGGGCCATCTTGGAGACTGCTCACAGCTCTCAAGCTGTTGTGTCTTGGAGCAGATGAATT TTTATTGTCCAGATGA